DNA sequence from the Centropristis striata isolate RG_2023a ecotype Rhode Island chromosome 17, C.striata_1.0, whole genome shotgun sequence genome:
ttgttccctgaaaaaggcctacttgtataattctgaaatgtacattattttccagttttggttaagcttacctttttttatttacctctggcagttcaccacttacctttggaccctttcaagctgttcatttgacttgaactgcttgaatttcaataaaaaactggaaaaattggggtgttctaaaacttttgaccggtagtgtatatatcaaatcaaactttatttatatagcgcttttcatacatgtaaatacaacacaaagtgctttacaaaaactaagaataaaaacagacaataaaaatgaccaaacccaCCCGTCCCATCCCCACaaacacatctgtatgtacacacatgcacatagacacctacgcacacaaacacacactcagactcacacacagcacatattaatTGGTCATATTTATTCAGGGTCTCtgcagcagtggcggttctagaccagtggggccagtgtttaatcagagggccaCATTAGAAATGGCAAAGATGacatttaagcatttaaaacctttattttagcttatttaaaaatcgaATTTAATAATACTAGTGCAGTacccataggaagtatgtattcatatagtgggatattgtattttttttttttttttaacaatttatttattaacatttttttatacagtttacaGCATCAGCAATGGCAGTAGAACTTCAAATTCCACCCAAACCCACCCCCCTCCCAAATCAGGCCCCAAAGGCCAACTCTTGCCTTaatccctaataataataataatgaaaaataaataaataaaataataataacaataaaaaggataataataacagtaatagtaaagtagatgatagataaatacaatacagaagtaaataatagaaaaatacattaaaaccataaaaaatataaagaaagttcAAAGTCCAAAGCACAGTAAATTACATTAAAGGTCAGGATATTGTATTTTGTAGGTAATGCTGACTTCCGAGAATAAAATTACATGGATCTTCTCTGTAATGATTTCTGCCGGGTTGAGTCGGCAACTCCCTGAGATggcataaaatgattaaatcttTCAGCTCTTCTTGACTTTGCAAAAAGTTATTGGAACCAAATTAATCATTCAGCATTAAAAAATTACAGACTTTTCTCTCAATGTCTACGGTAAGACGTCTTTTTGAGCTCTTTTCATTCCTATGGAAGTTGGCCGGTGCAACATGAAGCTGAAAAAGGTCAACTTCCGAGTATAAAATGCTTTACTGGGAAGTAACCCATACAAAAAGCATTCATTTTAGAGTACATTATGTCATGAGTGAATTCAATTGTAATGATCCCAGTTGTTTTCTTTAAGGTAGAAGAGGTCTTTGATGGCACAGAATTACCTTCTGATGGTCTTTTTCTCAGGTCAAGCTGGTCTTAAAATGGTCCAATCTGATATTTTTATGGTCTAAACTGGTGTTTTAATGCTATAAAGTTGTTTTTGCTGGACTTCAAATGGTCCATGCTCATATGTTGATGGTTTCTTAATAACTTCAGATGATCTTTTATGGTCCAAAGTTGTCCTTTGAAGGTCTGAACTGGTCTTTGTGGACATTTTAACTGTACTAGTCTTTCGTTGGACTAAGCGGATCTTTAAATTCCCCCAGGTCTTCCCCTGCTGGTGTGTTGATAGTTGAGGTGTCTTTACCAGTCGCTGTAACTTGATTTGTTGTTTCGTGTCTTCCTGAAGGTTTGGGATATGAGGAAGGGGACGGCCATCATGGATCTGAAACACCACGAGGACTACATCAGTGACATCGCTGTGGACCAGGCCAAGAGGATCCTTCTCACTGCCaggtaataataaaaacatccaaAGCTGTCAAACCTTTCTGAACCCACCAACAATCTGTCCTGTAGGAGCTCTAACTTGACCCTTTGTGCTCCCGTACAGCGGTGACGGCACCATGGGCGTCTTCAACATCAAGAGGCGGCGTTTCGAGCTGCTGTCGGAGTACCAGAGCGGCGACCTGACCTCGGTGGCGCTGATGAAGCGGGGCAAGAAGGTGGTCTGCGGCTCCAGCGAGGGGACCGTCTACATCTTCAACTGGAACGGCTTCGGAGCCACCAGCGACCGCTTCGCCATCAAGGCTGAGTCGGTGGAGTGCATCCTCCCCGTCACAGACAACATCATGTGCACCGCCTCCATGGACGGATACATTCGGTGAGTAAGCTCTAAATTCCTCTAAAACTTCTCCTTGTTGGACCAATTGgtggacatttccactatattGGGTCCCAACTGGATCCATGCTGGTATTTTAACCGTCCAAGCTGGTGTTTTTGTTCATCTGGTGGTCTGAGGTGTTCTTTTGTAAAGGCCAAGGTGGTATAATGAGCCAAACTGATGTTCTCATGGTTTGAGGTGGTTTCTTAATGCTCTTAAATGGTCCCAAATGGTATTTAATTATCTAAGTGTATTGCAAGAGGgctaaaatgacattttaaagttgtaatcAGGTCTTCAAATAGTCTAAACTGACGTTCTGAATGGATTAAAAATGGTCTGCCATAGCTATCATTGCCTCCAGCCATTCAGCTTCCAAATCACAGTAACAGGGTCCAACAATAAAGAGTGCACCAACACTACAATATTGTCACAATATGaagattttggttaaaaaatattgtgattttggattttttccattttgcccAGGCCCAGAACTGTGGTGGACCAAAGCTGCTAAAACGAaataaataacccaaaaaaattaTTCCTCTAAAaacaggggtccccaaacttttttcggtgggggccacatcagcttttctttctgtgatggggggccggggtcagtctataacaggaaatgatatgggtcaaagtgaccaccagtgttattgtgtaaatataacgatcatttgttggccttggcaccacctgttggtttgcaaaaaagtaagaaaaagtcttcacatgtttattttaagtaccacagatattccttttattttgtagaaaataaaaacacaagctgatgccaGTTAACAATGAGGTTTGGCAATCACGTAGATCGGAATATACCATTGTGTGAGGGGGTGAAAATTAGCTACTACagtaaataattcacaactaaggtcagttttaattagaacgcctaccttaatcattacatgtatatattttataaataaatatataataaatgcatgccatgtttagagggattgtttgggatagttaagtgggccactccaattgctttggacgggccggaagtggcccgcgggccgtagtTTGGGGAACCCTGCTCTAAAACTTCTCCTTGTTGGACCAATTGGTGGACATTTCCATTATATTGGGTCCCAACTCGATCCATGCTGGTATTTTAACCGTCCAAGCTGGTGTTTTTGTTCGTCTGGTGGTCTGAGGTGTTCTTTTGACAGGCCAAGGTGGTATAATGAGCCAAACTGATGTTCTCATGGTTTAAGGTGGTTTCTTAAAGCTCTAAAATGGTCCCATTGGTATTTAATTGTCTAAGTTTATTGCAAGAGGgctaaaatgacattttaaagttgtaatcAGGTCTTCAGATAGTCTAAACTAACGTTCTGAATGGATTAAaatgggcggctgtggctcagttggtagagtcagttggcccccaaccgaagggttggtggttcgatccttgaccgtcgcagcctacatgccgaagtatccttgagcaagatactgaaccaatTCACAATATAATTGTCACCAACTCTCACCACCACATAAGTCCCAGACATGCTATAGTGTgatattgaatgttttttttttctctgtcctcCATCAGAGCGGTGAACCTGCTCCCCAACAGAGTCATCGGCTGCATCGGGCAGCACGTGGGCGAGCCCATCGAGGAGCTCGCCAAGTCCTGGGACTCCCGCTTCCTGGTGAGCAGCGCCCACGACCAGCTCATCAAGTTCTGGGACATCTCCACGCTACCCAGCTCCACCGTCAACGAGTACcgcaagaggaagaagaaggacgGACGCATGAAGTCTCTCACCAAGAAAGCCCACGGAGACAACGACTTCTTCTCAGGACTCGTAGAGGAGacggagaagaaggaggaggaggaggatgaagctgaggaggaagaggaggacagtGACAGTGGCAGCGATTAAAAAGAGATGTTCCTCTCTGTGCCTTTGGACAGTTCAGCCCTGAATGAGTGGGCAGACGTTGTTGGATCGTCCCAAGTTGGGAGAAACCAAACCAGCCGTCATTTGTAACTTCTACGATTGTGAcgtagaaacagaaacagaaacctcTGTTGGTGCTGATGAGGTTCATTTTTCATACCGACACAAATCGTGTTTGGATGAAGACTGAATGTCTCTTTCCTCCTGAAAAAACATTCATACTGACTGTTGATGAACCACATATAAAACCAAATGATCAGACACTAAATGTGAAGTAATGACTTGTAAtgactacaggtgcatctcaataaattacaatatcatatAAAAGTTTATATATGTCAGTAATTCTATTCAAACAGTggaaaacttttttggaatattacaaaagaccaattttaaaaagtatgtttaatatcgttagcctcatagcatatttgccttagtcatatttgaacgttttcggaaaacaagaaaaaacacaatttttagtaagcccattggtatttttaattgatattgtaacagtaagttcaaatagaagtgtgaacaagtttgcataaaaaattaaacacatacaGGCAGAGTACATgaaagtgacttaggcagaatatgccctgactaaggcaatttttttcttacacataaataatgtagtttgatTTGTATGTAGTGGCAAaaatgactaaggcagaaagtgattttggactctaacaagtgttctgataggctgagaacatatgcaataaggcagaaagatgcagcagtggtaggagagtaaagttaggcagatatcacaatttggccaaaaattGACtcaggcaattatgctatgaggctaacgatatggaaatgttggcctctgaaaagtatctcAGTACtactcagtacttggttggggctgtttgacttgaactactggaactACTGGACTTTTCcttcatattctaatgtattgataTAATCCTGTAAATGATTTTGTGGTGCAGCCAAACagagtatttattattattattatctggtCAGACTTTGATCAGATATTtaataaatttacttttttattcaaGCAAATTCTAACGCAGCTACATTTGTAGAAAACATTCAAGaagtttttagaaaaaagggggaaaaagttacttttcttattttttggaaGAACTGTTTATATTGAGAGGTACCGTATTTTCATGTATCTttacaaaaaactttttcatttttattttttgctctaTGCAAACAGGCAGAACAAATAGGATTCAACTTATATTCTCTGACTCTGATTTAAatcaaaattaacttttttattcaAGCAAAGTTTTCTGTAGCTGCATGAGAGGAAAACATTcaacaacctttttttaaaaaaatgggggaaaacgTTGTTTGTTTGGTTCGttttgaagaagaagatgatgaaTTTTTGACATTGAGAAAAGTTCagtgttgttttggttttgtatTCAAAATGTTCCAGCCTCATGCTAACAGCCTCAGTTTTCACCTTTCTGCTGGGTTTATTTGtggaaaaatgtttatatgaacattaaaattgtttttttaatatgtgtgtttatatatatagtttttgaaatgttaaaagtgGTGAAGAAATGCAAGTTTGTGCACATTTTAGCAATTCAATGTGAATAAAGTCTGTATTTTTATAATCTCAGAAGACTAACCTACGTTAATACCAGTTAATAATTACGGGATTATAAGAATTTTTACCTTGAAGAACCGTGAAGAATATTTGGCAGTCAATttcaattatgattttttttttttttacatacaaagGCTGGGGAACTATTAAGACATTCTTAGGCCTGAAATTGATTTTTCAAGAGCTAAAAACCTGctgtctaataataataacttcttGGAAAGATGCAGCCCAGCCTGCTTCagactaattttttttaaagattaaactAAATGAGAGCGAAACAAACATCAAAAAACGGTTTGATTCAACAAAACGTTACAAACAATACCAGTCAAATTAACCCAGATTAAAAGCCaaatttaaaaagattaaataattttttttaaatttccaaattatttcagattattttattgGACAACAGCAGGGAAGTGACATTAAAGAAGAGAATACCAGTAatggtaaaatatatattgttctattgtgtgtgtgtgtgtgtacgataAAGACTGAGgtccacatttagaaaaaaattaataaaattaaatatgttcaactttattctcgtaattaactaaatattttcgactttattctcttaATTAATTCAGTATTTACGACCTTAATctagtaatatttttttttttctaaatgtggccctaatatCGTATCGTCGTTATGTATAAACATttctcaattattatttttcatctcttttaGATGAGGTTTTTAGATAAGTCCGTAGTGGTTTTCTACAAttatacatgtatttaaaaaaaaaagttttcattacatttgtaaatatgttttaataatttattttaaatgtgcttaaaaaatgattgatttatttatttttgccgTCCTTTgcgaccatagactgtatacgaCGTAGTTTACACCCGGATGTGACGTAGCTCCCTCGCATAATTTGATTATctattatattctattatataccatatataatatcatattatatatttatacagtctatgattatattatgaataattaCATAGAATTATAGACAATTAAGAATTTTATtcagaataatttatttattctttaaaaaaataataattaatacgACATCCCCATCAAAATGATTGTAACACATTGTCATACTGGTTGTTATTAAAGTTTTCAAATTCCGTccaaatattaatttgttcatcCCGTACAGTTAAGaatgtttttctcaaaataatatatttttttcgtCTTAATATTTTCTGACGAATCCACTTCGCGTTGCCCCccgaagtttttttttatttttttttatttttttcaaataaactttattaaggcagttgggtggggtgtaatacaaaaaaaatacatcagaacgtcgccagggggtttcaataaatcataaagaggttgtcatacaaaaatattataaaaattacaaatattcagagttttagcagctttcaaattagtagagtctttaatagaattaatatactgcttggtttcacttataaatatagaaaagaggggattttttttgtgtattgcCCCCCGAAGTGGTACAGCCCATTTAATGGTACGgtccacatttacatttataaatatcttttaataacgtattttaaatgtgcttaaaaaatgatttatttatttatttatttttgccgTCCTTTgcgaccatagactgtatacgaCGTAGTTTACACCCGGATGTGACGTAGCTCCCTCGCATAATTTGATTATCTAttatattatgaataattaCATAGAATTATAGACAATTAAGAATTTTATtcagaataatttatttatacagttaagaatttttttctcaaaataatatatatttttttcttcttaatatTTTCTGACGAATCCACTTCGCGTTTCCCCCCCGAAGTGGTACAGCCCGTTTAATGGTACGgtccacatttacatttataaatatcttttaataacgtattttaaatgtgcttaaaaaatgatttatctatttatttttgccGTCCTTAgcgaccatagactgtatacgaCGTAGTTTACACCCGGATGTGACGTAGGTCCCTCGCATAATTTGATTATCTAttatattatgaataattaCATAGAATTATAGACAATTAAGAATTTTATTCAGAACAATTTATTTCTACAGTTaagaatttttttctcaaaataatatatatttttttcttattaatatTTTCTGACGAATCCACTTCGAGTTTCCCCCCCCGAAGTGGTACAGCCCGTTTAATGGTACGgtccacatttacatttataaatatcttttaataacgtattttaaatgtgcttaaaaaatgatttatttatttatttttgtcgtCCTTAgcgaccatagactgtatacgaCGTAGTTTACACCCGGATGTGACGTAGCTCCTTCGCGTAATTTGATTATCTAttatattatgaataattaCATAGAATTACACCCAATTAAGAATTTTATtctgaataatttatttatacagttaagaatgtttttctgaaaataatatattttttttcttcttaatatTTTCTGACGAATCCACTTCGCGTTTCCCCCCCGAAGTGGTACAGTCCGTTTAATGGTACGgtccacatttacatttataaatatattttaataacgtattttaaatgtgcttaaaaaatgatttatttttgccGTCCTTTgcgaccatagactgtatacgaCGTAGTTTACACCCGGATATGACGTAGCTCCTTCGCGTAATTTGATTATCTAttatattatgaataattaCATAGAATTATAGACAATTAAGAATTTTATTCAGaacaatttatttatacagttaagaatttttttctcaaaataatatatatttttttcttcttaatatTTTCTGACGAATCCACTTCGAGTTTCCCCCCCGAAGTGGTACAGCCCGTTTAATGGTACGgtccacatttacatttataaatatcttttaataacgtattttaaatgtgcttaaaaaatgatttatttatttatttttgccgTCCTTAgcgaccatagactgtatacgaCGTAGTTTACACCCGGATGTGACGTAGCTCCCTCGCATAATTTGATTATCTAttatattatgaataattaCATAGAATTATAGACAATTACgaattttattcaaaataatttatttattctttaaaaaaataataattaatacgACATCCCCATCAAAAtgattgtaaattaaaaaaaaattaaaaaatgatttatttatttattttggccgTCCTTTgcgaccatagactgtataccaTATGTCTATGCTGTATACGACGTAGTTTACACCCGGATGTGACGTAGCTCCTTCGCATAATTTGatctaattaatttaatttttttatttaataattaatttaatctattATATCATGAATAATTACATAGAATTATAGACAATTAAGAATTTTATTCAGaataatttattgattatttaaaaaaaataataattaatacgACATCCCCATCAAAATGATTTTAACACATCGTCATACTGGTTGTTATAAAAGTTTTCAAATTCCGTccaaatattaatttgttcatcCCGTACAGTTAAGaatgtttttctcaaaataatatttttttttcttcttaatatTTCCTGACGAATCCACTTCGCGTTGCCCCCCGGAAGTGGTACAGCCCGTTTAATGGTACGGTCCAACCGGAGGCGCGAAAGCTCACAACATCACGTGACCGGAGCTCTTCCGTCGACATGGCGAC
Encoded proteins:
- the wdr55 gene encoding WD repeat-containing protein 55 — encoded protein: MAACVEHVSTETDPPETDKPEAPETTRDPETSDSEPAAQDPDPDEDEDEDGGEPPEPKTRDTPEDIRLEAIANTVALHPSRDMLVCGDVDGDVYAYSYSCTEGENRELWSSGHHMKSCRQLRFSEDGLKLFSVSRDKAVHMLDAERGQLVTRIRGAHGAPINSLLLVDQNLLATGDDGGTLKVWDMRKGTAIMDLKHHEDYISDIAVDQAKRILLTASGDGTMGVFNIKRRRFELLSEYQSGDLTSVALMKRGKKVVCGSSEGTVYIFNWNGFGATSDRFAIKAESVECILPVTDNIMCTASMDGYIRAVNLLPNRVIGCIGQHVGEPIEELAKSWDSRFLVSSAHDQLIKFWDISTLPSSTVNEYRKRKKKDGRMKSLTKKAHGDNDFFSGLVEETEKKEEEEDEAEEEEEDSDSGSD